From Levilactobacillus zymae, a single genomic window includes:
- a CDS encoding gluconate:H+ symporter: MSLLILALSLIVLILLVTVCKMNSFLAIVMASIFLGTCLGLPVDKTMTLIGTGMGDQLGGLVLVFAFGAILGKLVADAGGAKQIADTLTQKFGHQHIQLAVALAAFIIGLSLFFEVGMVVMIPIVFAVALEVHEPMLKLGLPMLMGLGTAHAFLPPHPAPVAISQLLHANLGQVLAYGLCLAVPYLLITAVLIPKLIQHWFPQSFRQIKFLPGVGDLSPAPAADRPLPSLRLSLLTALMPVILMSLGTLFTALGVKNGAVTALNNSSFSMFLALMFALWAMGWHQHRTNQAVLSSIESSISSIGMLLLIIGAAGGLKQVMLAGHLANQIAGFMLHTGLSPLLLAWIMAALIRVSLGSTTVAACLLLPIVGHLTVPLALLVLAIGAGSSFGSHVNDAGFWMVNQYFSLTIKETFETWTLLSSLSGIVGLLLVMGMSLFV, encoded by the coding sequence ATGAGTCTATTAATCTTAGCGTTAAGCCTGATCGTCTTAATCTTATTAGTCACTGTTTGCAAGATGAATTCTTTTCTGGCCATCGTCATGGCGTCCATCTTTCTGGGCACCTGCCTGGGCTTACCCGTTGATAAGACCATGACCCTGATTGGCACCGGGATGGGCGACCAACTGGGTGGTCTGGTGCTGGTCTTTGCCTTTGGGGCCATCCTGGGCAAACTGGTCGCCGACGCCGGCGGGGCCAAACAAATTGCCGACACGTTGACCCAGAAATTTGGGCACCAACATATTCAACTGGCCGTGGCCTTAGCCGCCTTTATCATCGGGCTGTCGCTGTTCTTTGAAGTCGGCATGGTCGTCATGATTCCCATCGTCTTTGCCGTGGCACTCGAGGTTCACGAACCCATGTTGAAACTCGGATTACCCATGCTAATGGGGTTAGGAACGGCGCACGCCTTCTTGCCGCCACACCCCGCTCCCGTGGCCATCAGCCAGTTACTCCACGCTAATTTGGGCCAGGTGTTAGCTTACGGGTTGTGCCTCGCCGTTCCCTATCTTTTGATAACGGCGGTCCTGATTCCTAAGTTGATCCAACACTGGTTCCCCCAGAGCTTTCGGCAAATCAAATTTTTACCCGGCGTCGGCGATTTGTCGCCCGCACCGGCAGCCGATCGGCCGTTACCGAGCCTACGTCTATCACTGTTAACCGCATTAATGCCCGTCATTCTCATGTCGCTAGGGACGCTATTCACCGCACTGGGCGTGAAAAATGGGGCGGTCACCGCGCTGAACAATTCCAGCTTCAGCATGTTTCTCGCGTTGATGTTCGCGCTATGGGCCATGGGCTGGCACCAACACCGGACCAACCAGGCCGTCTTGTCGTCCATTGAATCGTCAATCAGTAGTATTGGGATGTTGCTACTGATCATCGGGGCGGCGGGTGGTCTCAAACAGGTTATGTTAGCCGGTCACCTGGCCAATCAAATCGCCGGTTTCATGCTACACACCGGCTTATCACCGCTGCTTCTCGCCTGGATTATGGCGGCATTGATTCGGGTCTCGCTGGGGTCCACGACCGTGGCGGCCTGCCTGTTACTACCCATCGTCGGTCACCTGACCGTCCCCTTGGCTTTACTGGTCTTAGCCATTGGCGCGGGGTCCAGCTTTGGCTCACACGTCAACGATGCCGGCTTTTGGATGGTCAATCAATACTTTAGCCTCACCATTAAAGAAACCTTTGAGACCTGGACGTTACTGAGCTCCCTCTCGGGGATCGTTGGCTTGCTACTGGTCATGGGCATGAGTCTATTCGTTTAA